One genomic segment of Paenibacillus durus includes these proteins:
- a CDS encoding IS200/IS605 family accessory protein TnpB-related protein, whose protein sequence is MNGLQTHIVHDTAHQIIAFAQKHRAEVIVMEYLGKMRLPKGTWGAKRFRAKLQFWAKRRIQTKVTEMAHFLGMRVSMVNPANTSALAFDGSGFVQRNTKRDVAVFATGKTYHADLNASYNIGARYVLRNIQKATSEKMWLSLEAKDPSLAKRTYWTLASLIRVQQALSL, encoded by the coding sequence ATGAACGGCTTACAGACGCACATCGTCCACGATACCGCGCATCAAATCATCGCCTTTGCCCAAAAGCACCGCGCAGAGGTCATTGTCATGGAGTATTTAGGCAAGATGCGTCTGCCTAAAGGAACGTGGGGAGCCAAACGGTTTCGTGCCAAACTCCAGTTTTGGGCCAAACGTCGCATCCAGACAAAAGTGACCGAAATGGCGCATTTCTTGGGGATGCGAGTTTCTATGGTCAACCCTGCGAATACAAGTGCGCTTGCCTTTGATGGCAGTGGGTTTGTACAACGCAACACGAAGCGTGATGTTGCTGTATTCGCAACAGGCAAAACGTATCACGCGGACCTTAATGCCTCATATAACATCGGCGCACGATACGTGCTACGTAATATACAAAAAGCCACATCTGAAAAGATGTGGTTGTCCTTGGAGGCAAAAGACCCTTCATTGGCAAAACGAACGTATTGGACGTTGGCTTCCCTCATTCGGGTGCAACAGGCACTGAGTCTTTAG